One window of Chamaesiphon minutus PCC 6605 genomic DNA carries:
- a CDS encoding dicarboxylate/amino acid:cation symporter yields MNLSALILIALAVGMTFGTVLNTTFPLAIGPLDRYLLAPIGAGFLRIIQFVVVPLIFSSLILGVNRIQGTGQVGRYVLKLMTCYVVTSTISLCIGMAVAVGLQPGAGVTGFEIPAVTDAPATLDSIDWLVSLIPTNPLGALSSGNLLQVIISAALFGTGIQMAQAQAKPFVDLLESIYVISEKVLSVILYIAPIGVFALISSTIATQGLGLIVRLSWYVLGLFISTLIMASFYLILLTVIKAEPGKFFRSLMPSFFLGFGTASSNAVLPMVLQNMQEGYGLRPEIASFALPLGTALKRDGATILQGFNAIFIAQIYHVPLTPSLLFSIGLSSFLVSFCTPGVPGSALITMATVLAAAGLPLEGIAIVAGIDRLTDGFKTVLNVVGNSTNAILLSLWEPAPASHTPELIAAPIRERV; encoded by the coding sequence ATGAATTTGTCTGCACTAATCCTGATTGCCCTCGCCGTTGGCATGACGTTTGGGACTGTTTTAAATACTACATTTCCGCTGGCGATCGGGCCGCTCGATCGATATTTACTCGCACCGATTGGGGCGGGATTTTTACGGATCATTCAATTTGTAGTAGTGCCGTTGATTTTCTCATCCTTAATTTTGGGTGTAAATCGGATTCAGGGGACGGGGCAAGTGGGGCGATATGTATTGAAGCTGATGACTTGTTATGTGGTGACGAGTACGATCTCGCTATGTATCGGGATGGCAGTGGCAGTGGGTCTGCAACCTGGGGCGGGAGTGACGGGTTTTGAGATTCCAGCGGTAACTGATGCTCCAGCGACTTTAGATTCGATCGATTGGTTAGTGAGTCTGATTCCGACTAATCCGTTAGGCGCGCTTAGTAGTGGCAATCTCTTACAAGTGATTATTTCGGCGGCTTTATTTGGGACGGGAATTCAGATGGCGCAAGCGCAAGCCAAGCCATTTGTCGATTTATTAGAAAGTATTTATGTAATTAGTGAAAAAGTCTTATCGGTAATTTTATATATTGCTCCAATTGGCGTATTTGCCTTGATTAGTTCGACGATCGCGACTCAAGGGCTGGGGCTAATCGTGAGGCTGTCTTGGTACGTACTGGGATTATTTATTTCCACGTTAATTATGGCGAGCTTTTATCTCATTTTACTAACAGTTATTAAAGCCGAACCTGGAAAGTTTTTCCGCAGTTTAATGCCATCTTTTTTCCTCGGATTTGGTACTGCAAGCTCCAATGCTGTGTTACCAATGGTCTTGCAAAATATGCAAGAAGGGTATGGCTTGCGACCGGAAATTGCTAGTTTTGCACTGCCATTAGGTACGGCACTAAAACGCGATGGGGCGACAATTTTGCAAGGATTCAACGCAATTTTTATCGCCCAGATCTATCATGTACCGCTAACGCCATCGTTATTATTTTCGATCGGGTTGAGTAGTTTCTTGGTCTCTTTTTGTACTCCTGGCGTACCGGGTTCGGCATTAATTACGATGGCGACGGTATTAGCTGCGGCGGGATTGCCATTAGAAGGAATTGCCATTGTCGCGGGTATCGATCGATTGACGGATGGATTTAAGACCGTGTTAAATGTGGTGGGCAATAGTACCAATGCCATTCTCCTGAGTCTGTGGGAACCAGCTCCCGCATCGCATACACCAGAATTGATAGCAGCTCCCATTCGCGAACGCGTCTAG